The following are encoded together in the Malaya genurostris strain Urasoe2022 chromosome 3, Malgen_1.1, whole genome shotgun sequence genome:
- the LOC131439016 gene encoding uncharacterized protein LOC131439016, with protein MTLRNFDVTAKETRTYFDSLNLLFNIDELIKHLEYIEEAIDLARQSIPSSRLISYQEMKTAKQILLRSGLETTIVENVLDISSAYVMYSKETIIYILKIPKIKNAEYTMNFVESIISNQTRIHLTSTYYLNGPIVYSTKSQCPKYKHIYICPSSQLEPVVECVQQIIKGENAQCPTERVYNSKTIRKINEGNILVNDANVVLTSNCSNHQRELKGTFLIQFSSCMLKLDGEEFSNSNLEISAKSFIPTTGVKKISTGTSKLLDGYHLAAYHLYL; from the exons ATGACACTTAGAAATTTTGATGTAACAGCTAAAGAAACACGCACTTATTTCGATTCATTGAACCTTCTGTTCAACATTGACGAGCTCATTAAACATTTAGAATACATAGAAGAAGCTATAGATTTGGCCAGGCAAAGTATTCCTAGCAGTCGGCTCATTAGCTACCAAGAGATGAAGACAGCAAAGCAGATCCTTCTTCGAAGCGGACTAGAAACAACAATCGTAGAAAATGTTCTGGACATCTCGAGCGCCTACGTCATGTACAGTAAAGAAACCATCATATACATACTGAAAATACCCAAAATAAAAAACGCGGAGTACACTATGAACTTCGTGGAGTCAATAATTTCCAACCAAACAAGAATTCATCTAACATCAACCTATTACCTGAACGGTCCAATAGTATATAGTACAAAATCACAATGCCCCAAATACAAACACATTTATATCTGTCCAAGCTCACAACTGGAGCCAGTGGTAGAATGTGTGCAACAAATAATTAAAGGTGAAAACGCACAATGTCCTACAGAACGAGTGTACAACAGTAAAACCATCAGAAAAATCAACGAAGGAAATATACTGGTAAACGATGCGAATGTAGTGTTAACATCCAACTGCTCCAATCATCAACGAGAACTGAAAGGCACattcctcatacaattttccagtTGTATGCTAAAACTAGACGGGGAAGAGTTCTCCAACAGTAATCtagaaatttcggcaaagtcatTCATACCGACCACTGGAGTGAAG AAAATCTCCACTGGAACCTCAAAACTTTTGGATGGTTATCATTTGGCGGCATATCATCTATATCTATAA